Proteins encoded by one window of Nomascus leucogenys isolate Asia chromosome 19, Asia_NLE_v1, whole genome shotgun sequence:
- the PRR29 gene encoding LOW QUALITY PROTEIN: proline-rich protein 29 (The sequence of the model RefSeq protein was modified relative to this genomic sequence to represent the inferred CDS: inserted 1 base in 1 codon) — protein MASGAGGSWGSSPPQSAVPTPWVTVLQPLSWAVPPAPPQPGRVKEDLLELMMLQNAQMHQLLLSRLVAGALQPGPASPCPQVYLEVPKEQPEEEEEEEEEMDAREKGPLVFHHHYLPYMMSSPGALLPWPAPFFPTPACQPYLQDVPXIQHCPASREREVRAVPPPPPPSATGTVGADVPPASDYYDAESLL, from the exons ATGGCCTCTGGGGCGGGCGGGAGCTGGGGTAGCTCCCCACCGCAGAGCGCAGTCCCGACG CCCTGGGTTACCGTCCTGCAGCCCCTCTCGTGGGCCGTCCCACCTGCGCCCCCGCAGCCAGGCCGCGTGAAGGAAG ATCTGCTGGAACTGATGATGCTGCAGAACGCGCAGATGCACCAGCTGCTGCTGAGTCGCCTGGTGGCTGGAGCGCTGCAGCCCGGGCCCGCCTCGCCCTGCCCTCAG GTCTACCTGGAGGTTCCGAAGGAAcagcctgaggaggaggaggaggaggaggaggagatggacgCGAGGGAGAAAGGGCCTTTGGTGTTTCACCACCACTACTTGCCCTATATGATGTCCTCTCCGGGTGCCTTGCTGCCTTGGCCAGCCCCCTTCTTCCCCACCCCCGCCTGTCAGCCCTACTTGCAGGACGTGC GGATTCAGCACTGTCCTGCCTCCAGGGAAAGGGAGGT GAgagctgtgcccccacccccaccccccagtgcCACAGGGACTGTGGGCGCCGATGTACCCCCGGCTTCAG ACTACTATGATGCTGAGAGCCTCCTATGA
- the ICAM2 gene encoding intercellular adhesion molecule 2 isoform X3, producing MSSFGYRTLTVALFALICCPGSDEKVFEVHVRPKKLVVEPEGSLEVNCSTTCNQPEVGGLETSLDKRLLEEQPQWKHYLVSNISHDTVLQCHFTCSGKQESMSSNISVYQPPRQVLLTLQPTWVAVGKSFTIECRVPTVKPLDSLTLFLFRGNETLHSQTFGKAAPALQEATATFSSTAHREDGHHNFSCLAVLDLMSHGGNIFCKHSAPKMLEIYEPVSDSQMVIIVTVVSVLLFLFVTSVLLCFIFSQHWRQQRTGTYGVRAAWRRLPQAFRP from the exons GATCTGATGAGAAGGTATTCGAGGTACATGTGAGGCCAAAGAAGCTGGTGGTTGAGCCCGAAGGGTCCCTCGAAGTCAACTGCAGCACCACCTGTAACCAGCCTGAAGTGGGTGGTCTGGAGACCTCTCTAGATAAGAGGCTGCTGGAGGAACAGCCTCAGTGGAAACATTACTTGGTCTCAAACATCTCCCATGACACGGTCCTCCAATGCCACTTCACTTGCTCCGGGAAGCAGGAGTCAATGAGTTCCAACATCAGCGTGTACC AGCCTCCAAGGCAGGTCCTCCTGACACTGCAACCCACTTGGGTGGCCGTGGGCAAGTCCTTCACCATTGAGTGCAGGGTGCCCACCGTGAAGCCCCTGGACAGCCTCACCCTCTTCCTGTTCCGTGGCAATGAGACTCTGCATAGTCAGACCTTCGGGAAGGCAGCCCCTGCCCTGCAGGAGGCCACAGCCACATTCAGCAGCACGGCTCACAGAGAGGATGGCCACCACAACTTCTCCTGCCTGGCTGTGCTGGACTTGATGTCTCACGGTGGCAATATCTTTTGCAAACACTCAGCCCCGAAGATGCTGGAGATCTATG agcCCGTGTCGGACAGCCAGATGGTCATCATAGTCACGGTGGTGTCAGTGTTGCTGTTCCTGTTCGTGACATCTGTCCTGCTCTGCTTCATCTTCAGCCAGCACTGGCGCCAGCAGCGGACGGGCACCTACGGGGTGCGAGCGGCTTGGAGGAGGCTGCCCCAGGCCTTCCGGCCATAG